GACTTTAAATATTTATTCTGAAGCCACAGAAATTGCCTATTTAAGTGGGAATTTTGAGCAGATGCAGTGCTGGGCTAATCTCGTATTAAAACAGGCAAAAACCACCCTAGATAAAATCAAAGTTTATGAAGTAATCATCGAAGCTTATCACGCCCAAAATCAAGAAATAAAAGCGGTACAAATTGGCTTATCTGTCCTAAAAAGCTTAGATTTCGAGATTCCTGAATCCTTACAATCATCAGATATACAGGAAGAACTCACTAAAACTAGGCAAAAATTAGCGGGTAAAAATATCGAAGATTTAAGTAATTTGCCGCCGATAAATGAGGAAGAAAAATTAGCAATAATGAAGATAGCAAGTGCTATATTTTCTCCTATTTTTATTGCCGCTCCTCATCTTTTACCCATCCTAGTATCAAAACAGGTTAACTTATCAATTGAGTACGGCAATAGTTATCTAGCGGCTTTTACTTATGTTAATTATGGCTTAATTCTTTGTGGTCTTTTAGAAGATTGGGAAACGGGTTATCAATTTGGAAAATTGGCTTTAAACATTGCCGATAAATTTCATGCCAAAGCCCTGATGCCGAAAATAATTGCCGTCTTTTCCACCACTATTAGTATCTGGAAAGAACCGATTAAAAATTCCCTGTCCTTGTTAAAATCTTCCTATCAAACCGGTTTAGAAATGGGGGATCTCTACTACGGAACGATCTGCGCCTATCTTTACTGTTTTCATTCCGCTTTTATCGGACAGGAATTAACCGAATTAGCTGGAGAAATAGCTAACTATGATCTGGCTTTTGTTAAGCTCAAACAAGAAAACCCCCGCAACTATCTAAAAATCTACGGACAAACAGTTTTAAATCTGCTGGGACGCTCGGAAAATCCCGGTCTTTTAGAAGGACAATACTATCAAGAAACTGTTATGTTACCGTACCATCTAGAGGCTAATGATCTCTATGGTCTCTGTGCTTTATTTGTCAATAAATTATACCTTTGTTATCTATTTGGACAGTACAAACAAGCCATTGAAAATGCTAATCAAGCCCAAAATTATCTAGGAGGAGCTACCGCCACTTTCTTGATTTCTCTGCATAACTTTTATGATTCTCTCGCCCATTTAGCTATTTATAATCATCTGGACAATGACCAAAAACAGCAGGCCTTAGAACGAGTGACGAATAATCAGAAAAAGCAACAGGAATGGGCCAATCAAGCCCCCTCTAACTATCTCCATAAATTTTATTTAGTGCAAGCGGAAAAAGACCGGGTGCAGCAATCCTATCTAGAAGCCATAGAAAACTACGATCTAGCCATCGCTAAAGCCAAGGAAAATGAATACATTAATGAAGAGGCACTGGCTAACGAACTAGCGGCGAAATTCTATCTCGATTGGGGTAAAGTAAAAATTGCCAAAACCTACATCAATGAAGCTGCTTATCTCTATTCTCTTTGGGGAGCAACAGCTAAAGTCAAAGACATAGAAAGCCGCTATTCTCAGTTAATGGTCAATAATTATGGGTCCAATTCCCTGACCGAAACTAGGAGAACTACCACCAGAAAAAATTCAGTTAGTCATTCGGGAGAACTGTTAGATTTAGCCACGATTATGAAGGCATCCCAAGCCATTTCTAGCGAGATAGTTTTAGATCAATTACTCGCCACCCTGATGAAAATTCTCATCGAAAATGCGGGGGCGCAGCTGGGCTATCTTATCCTAGAAAGCGGCGGACAATTATCGATCGAGGCCTCCGGTTCAGTGCAGAAAGATGGGGTGACAGTCTTTAAATCTAATGCGATCAAAGAACATCTTCCCGTCTCAATTATTAACTATGTAGCCCGGAGCGGTCAAACCGTTCTTAATAACGATGCCGCCCATCAGGGCAGTTTCAGCAACGATCCCTATATTAAAACCCATCAAACCAAATCGCTGCTCTGTTCCCCCCTCCTCGACCAAGGACAACTGCGGGGAATTGTCTATCTAGAAAATAATCTCACCGTCGGGGCTTTTACCCAAGAAAGATTGGAAGTGCTGCAACTGCTCTCCAGCCAAGCAGCGATCGCAATTACTAACGCCAAACTCTACGCTGAAATCAAAGCCAAACAGAGACAACTAGCGCAATTTTTAGAAGCCATGCCGGTGGGGGTATTCGTCCTCGATGCTGGCAGTCAACCCTACTACGCCAATCAAACCGCCCAAGAGATTTTGGGAAAAGGGATAGTTAATATCACCACGGCTAATCAGTTGGGGGAAACCTATCAGTTATATCAAGCTGGAACCGATCGATTGTATCCCACCGAAAACCAGCCGATTGTCCGGGCCTTAAGGGGGGAAAAAAACACGGTGGATGATATAGAAGTTCACCAAGGAGAGAAGATTATTCCCCTAGGAGTGTATGCCACGCCCGTTTTTGACGAAAAAGGAGAAATTATCTATGCTATCGCCGCTTTTACCGATATTACCGAACGAAAACAGGCGGAAGCGGAACGGATTCGCTTTACCGAAGAATTGGCCGAGTATAGCCGCACCCTAGAACAGAAAGTGCAGGAGCGCACCCTGGAACTCAGCCAAACCCTAGAAATTCTCAAGGCCACCCAAGCAGAATTACTGTTTGAAAATGAACTGCTCAGAAGTACCGAAGAATCTAGCACCTTTGACTACCAAGTGGGGGGCAGTTTACCCATGGATGCCCCCACCTACGTGGTCCGCGCCGCCGACCGTTATCTCTATAAAGCCCTCAAACGCGGCGATTTTTGCTATGTCCTCAATCCCCGTCAAATGGGCAAGTCTAGTTTAATGGTACGCATGATCGATCACCTCCAACACGAGGGTATCTGTTGCGCTCCCATTGATTTAACCCGTATCGGCAGCGAAAATGTCACTCCTGACCAATGGTACAAGGGGATAGCCTTCGAGTTAGGACGACGTTTTGGCCTGCTCAAAAGGGTCAATCTCAAAGCTTGGTGGCAAGAACGGGAAGATGTCTCGGCAGTGCAGCGCTTGGGCGAATTTATCGAAGAGGTGTTATTGCTGGAAGTGGGGATAGTGGAAGGTTCTCCCCCGAAACCGATCATAATTTTTATCGATGAAATTGATAGCGTTTTGGGCTTAAATTTCGCGGTTAATGACTTTTTTGCCCTGATTCGTTCCTGCTATAACCAGCGTGGCTTTAACCCGCTCTATCGGCGTTTGACCTTCGCTTTCTTCGGTGTTGTCACCCCCTCCGATTTAATTACCGACCACCAAATCACTCCTTTTAATATCGGTCATTCGATTCAATTGGAGGGTTTTAAGGAACACGAAGCCCAGCCTTTACTGCGCGGATTGGCCGAGAAATTTAGTAACCCGCAAACTGTCTTAAAAGAAGTCTTTGCTTGGACAAACGGTCAACCTTTTCTAACCCAAAAACTCTGTCAGTTAATTCGCACCGCCACCTCGTCGATTCCCCCCAATGGTGAGGCCTCCTGGATTGAGGACTTGGTACAGAAGAAGATCATTGACAATTGGGAGGCTCAGGATGAACCGGAACATCTGCGGACTATTCGCGATCGGCTCCTCAACAGTCATCGCTCCCAGTTGCTCCTGAGACTCTATGAACGGATTTTAAGGGAAAAGGAGGTAATTGCCGAGGATAGCCCCCCAGAAAAAGAGTTACTTTTATCGGGGTTAGTGATCAAAGATCAAGGCCGGCTGCGGGTTCATAATCCCATCTATCGGGCAATCTTTCACCTCCATTGGCTGGGTTGCAGCTCAAATTTGTAGAAATATCCACTAAGGGGCAATTATTGGGACTTAAACGCTCAATAAAGATCAAATCGAGTATAATCGTTGCAGAGTCGGCACTTGACGTTGAGAGATCGGCGATGACAGAGACAACCCCGGCCGTATCATAGATAAATGAAGCTTGCTTCTATTTTCCTTTCGTAAGATTAGAGCCATGAACAAAACAGATGTAATAAGTTGGAGCTATTTTAGTCATCAAAAAAAAGC
This portion of the Microcystis aeruginosa NIES-2549 genome encodes:
- a CDS encoding AAA family ATPase — translated: MIVLKGYDILTQVYESVNSEVYRAIRTADNQPVILKILKQEYPTAQELTHYKQEYKTICGLNFEGAIKAYGLETYRRTPVIILEDFGGISLKKWLGGKPLPLRDFLSLTLRIVANLEKIHNAKVIHKDINPANIVLNPETGQIKIIDFGIASVLRRENPGLKNPNVLEGTLAYISPEQTGRMNRSLDYRTDFYSLGVSFYELLTGQLPFRANDALELVHCHLAKQPLEINSLVREEIPPVVEAIIMKLMAKTPEERYQSAYGIRADLEECLRQLEKTAKIDDFVIARQDLANQFQIPQKLYGREAEIATLLTAFQRVATASKNSSHTELMLVTGYSGMGKTTLVREIYQPITEKRGFFISGKFDQFQRDIPYAAVISALTHLVKQLLGESLPQLELWRQKLLKSLGANARVIIDVIPQLELIIGPQPEVLQLGAIATQNRFNLVFKNFIRVFCSPEHPLVIFLDDLQWADLASLKLIELIMLDGDTDYLFLIGSYRSNEINSTHPLTATLDKLEQGGIIINQVILKPLGLEQVNQLIADTLNHSLEYVQSLSTLVWQKTHGNPFFVNEFLKTIYWENLLFFQLEQETTTKSDNNRGYWQWHLGQIQRIGSTDNLIQFMVGKMQKLPHETQEVLSLAACFGAEFNLYSLAVISEKLPLKILPILTSSSEAGLIIPLSELDEQLLIKEYKFAHDRIQQGAYALIEDSKKSLIHLKIGRLLWQHTSVNELSEKIFKIVDHFNLGYQLISEEKERELVANLNLLAAQKAKAANAKTGALKYIKIAQKLLKKSSWKNNYQMTLNIYSEATEIAYLSGNFEQMQCWANLVLKQAKTTLDKIKVYEVIIEAYHAQNQEIKAVQIGLSVLKSLDFEIPESLQSSDIQEELTKTRQKLAGKNIEDLSNLPPINEEEKLAIMKIASAIFSPIFIAAPHLLPILVSKQVNLSIEYGNSYLAAFTYVNYGLILCGLLEDWETGYQFGKLALNIADKFHAKALMPKIIAVFSTTISIWKEPIKNSLSLLKSSYQTGLEMGDLYYGTICAYLYCFHSAFIGQELTELAGEIANYDLAFVKLKQENPRNYLKIYGQTVLNLLGRSENPGLLEGQYYQETVMLPYHLEANDLYGLCALFVNKLYLCYLFGQYKQAIENANQAQNYLGGATATFLISLHNFYDSLAHLAIYNHLDNDQKQQALERVTNNQKKQQEWANQAPSNYLHKFYLVQAEKDRVQQSYLEAIENYDLAIAKAKENEYINEEALANELAAKFYLDWGKVKIAKTYINEAAYLYSLWGATAKVKDIESRYSQLMVNNYGSNSLTETRRTTTRKNSVSHSGELLDLATIMKASQAISSEIVLDQLLATLMKILIENAGAQLGYLILESGGQLSIEASGSVQKDGVTVFKSNAIKEHLPVSIINYVARSGQTVLNNDAAHQGSFSNDPYIKTHQTKSLLCSPLLDQGQLRGIVYLENNLTVGAFTQERLEVLQLLSSQAAIAITNAKLYAEIKAKQRQLAQFLEAMPVGVFVLDAGSQPYYANQTAQEILGKGIVNITTANQLGETYQLYQAGTDRLYPTENQPIVRALRGEKNTVDDIEVHQGEKIIPLGVYATPVFDEKGEIIYAIAAFTDITERKQAEAERIRFTEELAEYSRTLEQKVQERTLELSQTLEILKATQAELLFENELLRSTEESSTFDYQVGGSLPMDAPTYVVRAADRYLYKALKRGDFCYVLNPRQMGKSSLMVRMIDHLQHEGICCAPIDLTRIGSENVTPDQWYKGIAFELGRRFGLLKRVNLKAWWQEREDVSAVQRLGEFIEEVLLLEVGIVEGSPPKPIIIFIDEIDSVLGLNFAVNDFFALIRSCYNQRGFNPLYRRLTFAFFGVVTPSDLITDHQITPFNIGHSIQLEGFKEHEAQPLLRGLAEKFSNPQTVLKEVFAWTNGQPFLTQKLCQLIRTATSSIPPNGEASWIEDLVQKKIIDNWEAQDEPEHLRTIRDRLLNSHRSQLLLRLYERILREKEVIAEDSPPEKELLLSGLVIKDQGRLRVHNPIYRAIFHLHWLGCSSNL